A section of the Leptolyngbyaceae cyanobacterium genome encodes:
- a CDS encoding phytoene synthase, translated as MLLLSNSHRMRTLASLENSYQLCRQITAKYAKTFYLGTLLMPEAKRRAIWAIYAWCRRTDELVDGPQASTTTNETLDNWERQLESVFAGDPVDDLDVALVDTLQQFPMDIEPFREMIAGQRMDLYRSRYETFDELKLYCYRVAGTVGLMSTAVLGVDTTNCTAPWNCDRPLYIPTEEAIALGIANQLTNILRDVGEDARRGRIYIPLEELALFNYTQEDLFQGVVDERWRELMKFQIQRARKYFTLAEKGIRILSPDARWPVWAALMLYQKILDAIERNQYDVFQQRAYVSAPRKLLYLPIAAVRAKVL; from the coding sequence ATGCTGCTACTGTCTAATTCCCATCGCATGAGAACGCTGGCCTCTCTGGAGAACTCATATCAACTCTGTCGTCAGATTACAGCTAAATACGCTAAGACGTTTTATCTAGGCACCTTACTGATGCCGGAGGCCAAGCGTCGGGCGATTTGGGCAATTTATGCTTGGTGCCGTCGCACTGACGAACTGGTTGACGGCCCCCAGGCCAGTACTACTACTAATGAAACGTTAGATAACTGGGAACGACAACTCGAATCGGTCTTTGCCGGCGATCCGGTAGATGACCTAGATGTTGCTTTAGTCGATACCCTACAACAATTCCCGATGGACATCGAGCCATTTCGGGAGATGATTGCCGGACAGCGGATGGACTTATACCGCAGTCGGTACGAAACTTTTGATGAACTTAAGCTTTACTGCTATCGGGTAGCGGGTACGGTTGGTTTGATGTCCACCGCTGTTTTAGGGGTGGATACCACTAACTGTACTGCTCCCTGGAATTGCGATCGGCCCCTGTATATTCCCACCGAAGAAGCGATCGCGTTGGGAATAGCCAACCAGCTAACTAACATCTTACGGGATGTGGGAGAAGACGCCCGTCGGGGTCGGATATATATTCCCTTAGAAGAACTGGCTTTGTTTAATTACACTCAAGAAGATTTATTCCAAGGTGTAGTTGATGAACGATGGCGGGAATTAATGAAGTTCCAAATTCAACGGGCGCGGAAATACTTCACTTTGGCAGAAAAAGGTATTCGCATTCTCAGCCCCGATGCCCGCTGGCCAGTTTGGGCGGCTCTGATGCTCTATCAGAAAATTTTAGATGCGATCGAGCGCAATCAGTACGATGTCTTCCAGCAAAGAGCTTATGTTTCTGCTCCCCGTAAGCTACTATATTTGCCGATCGCTGCCGTGCGAGCCAAAGTGCTTTAG